A genomic window from Glycine soja cultivar W05 chromosome 10, ASM419377v2, whole genome shotgun sequence includes:
- the LOC114371936 gene encoding MDIS1-interacting receptor like kinase 1-like, translated as MQMKTQFFFYFCCICCFSYGYAAAANDEVAALLSIKEGLTDPLNSLHDWKLVDKAEGKNAAHCNWTGVRCNSIGAVEKLDLSRMNLSGIVSNEIQRLKSLTSLNLCCNEFASSLSSIANLTTLKSLDVSQNFFTGDFPLGLGKASGLITLNASSNNFSGFLPEDFGNVSSLETLDLRGSFFEGSIPKSFSNLHKLKFLGLSGNNLTGEIPGGLGQLSSLECMIIGYNEFEGGIPPEFGNLTKLKYLDLAEGNLGGEIPAELGRLKLLNTVFLYKNKFEGKIPPAIGNMTSLVQLDLSDNMLSGNIPGEISKLKNLQLLNFMRNWLSGPVPSGLGDLPQLEVLELWNNSLSGTLPRNLGKNSPLQWLDVSSNSLSGEIPETLCTKGYLTKLILFNNAFLGPIPASLSTCPSLVRVRIQNNFLNGTIPVGLGKLGKLQRLEWANNSLTGGIPDDIGSSTSLSFIDFSRNNLHSSLPSTIISIPNLQTLIVSNNNLGGEIPDQFQDCPSLGVLDLSSNRFSGSIPSSIASCQKLVNLNLQNNQLTGGIPKSLASMPTLAILDLANNTLSGHIPESFGMSPALETFNVSHNKLEGPVPENGVLRTINPNDLVGNAGLCGGVLPPCGQTSAYPLSHGSSRAKHILVGWIIGVSSILAIGVATLVARSLYMKWYTDGLCFRERFYKGRKGWPWRLMAFQRLDFTSSDILSCIKDTNMIGMGATGVVYKAEIPQSSTIVAVKKLWRSGSDIEVGSSDDLVGEVNLLGRLRHRNIVRLLGFLYNDADVMIVYEFMHNGNLGEALHGKQAGRLLVDWVSRYNIALGIAQGLAYLHHDCHPPVIHRDIKSNNILLDANLEARIADFGLAKMMFQKNETVSMIAGSYGYIAPEYGYSLKVDEKIDIYSYGVVLLELLTGKRPLNSEFGESIDLVGWIRRKIDNKSPEEALDPSVGNCKHVQEEMLLVLRIALLCTAKFPKDRPSMRDVMMMLGEAKPRRKSGRSSETFSANKEMPAISSSPVNGLL; from the exons ATGCAGATGAAAACTCAGTTTTTCTTCTACTTCTGTTGCATTTGCTGTTTCTCTTATGGCTATGCAGCTGCAGCAAATGATGAAGTAGCTGCTTTACTTTCTATAAAAGAAGGACTCACTGATCCACTGAATAGCCTGCATGATTGGAAATTGGTGGACAAAGCAGAAGGGAAGAATGCAGCTCATTGTAACTGGACTGGTGTCCGGTGCAACTCCATTGGAGCCGTGGAGAAGCTCGATCTCTCCCGCATGAATCTGAGTGGCATTGTGTCCAATGAGATACAAAGGCTAAAGAGTCTCACTTCTCTAAACTTGTGTTGCAATGAATTTGCCTCATCATTGTCATCCATAGCCAATCTCACCACACTGAAGAGTCTTGATGTGAGCCAGAATTTCTTCACTGGTGACTTTCCATTAGGTCTTGGAAAGGCATCAGGACTAATAACTTTAAATGCATCCAGCAACAATTTCTCTGGCTTTCTTCCTGAGGATTTTGGAAATGTCTCTTCTTTGGAGACTTTGGATCTCAGAGGCAGCTTCTTTGAAGGGTCAATTCCAAAATCCTTCAGTAACTTgcacaaattgaagttccttgGTTTATCTGGGAATAATCTCACCGGGGAAATCCCGGGAGGGCTGGGACAGCTTTCATCACTGGAATGCATGATCATTGGATACAATGAATTTGAAGGAGGGATTCCACCCGAGTTTGGAAATCTCACCAAGCTGAAGTATCTTGATTTAGCAGAAGGTAATCTTGGTGGTGAAATTCCAGCTGAGTTGGGAAGGCTCAAATTGTTGAATACAGTTTTCTtgtataaaaacaaatttgaaggCAAGATTCCACCAGCAATTGGCAACATGACTTCATTGGTGCAGCTGGATCTCTCAGACAACATGTTATCAGGAAATATTCCAGGTGAAATAAGTAAGCTGAAGAATTTGCAGCTTCTGAACTTCATGCGGAACTGGCTATCGGGTCCTGTGCCTTCTGGCCTTGGTGATTTACCTCAACTTGAGGTGCTTGAGCTATGGAACAATTCCTTGTCAGGGACATTGCCTAGAAACCTTGGCAAGAATTCACCATTGCAGTGGTTGGATGTATCATCCAATTCACTCTCTGGTGAGATTCCAGAAACTCTTTGCACCAAGGGCTATCTCACCAAGCTCATACTTTTCAATAATGCCTTCTTGGGTCCAATTCCCGCAAGCCTATCAACATGTCCTTCACTTGTTCGTGTTCGAATTCAGAACAATTTTCTTAATGGGACAATTCCTGTGGGTCTGGGTAAGCTTGGGAAGCTTCAGAGGTTAGAATGGGCTAACAATAGTCTCACTGGTGGAATTCCTGATGACATTGGTTCTTCTACatccctttctttcattgattttTCCAGAAACAACCTCCACTCTTCTCTTCCTTCGACCATTATTTCCATTCCAAATCTGCAAACTTTAATTGTCTCCAACAACAACTTGGGAGGTGAAATCCCTGACCAATTCCAGGATTGTCCCTCACTTGGTGTCCTTGATCTCTCATCAAATCGATTCTCTGGAAGCATTCCATCTAGCATTGCATCATGTCAGAAATTGGTAAACTTGAACCTACAGAATAACCAATTGACTGGTGGAATCCCAAAATCATTAGCAAGCATGCCTACATTGGCCATTCTTGATCTTGCCAACAACACTCTGAGTGGTCATATACCTGAAAGCTTTGGTATGTCTCCAGCTCTAGAAACATTCAATGTCTCACACAACAAGCTAGAAGGTCCTGTCCCAGAAAATGGCGTGCTAAGAACAATAAACCCGAATGATCTTGTGGGAAATGCTGGCTTATGTGGTGGCGTTCTCCCTCCATGTGGCCAAACCTCAGCATATCCATTAAGTCATGGGAGCTCACGTGCAAAGCACATTCTTGTAGGATGGATCATTGGAGTATCATCAATACTAGCAATAGGGGTTGCAACTTTGGTAGCAAGATCTTTATACATGAAGTGGTACACAGATGGATTGTGCTTTCGAGAAAGATTTTATAAGGGTAGGAAGGGGTGGCCTTGGAGATTGATGGCCTTTCAGAGGCTAGATTTTACGAGTAGCgacattttatcttgcattaAGGATACAAATATGATTGGGATGGGAGCAACTGGGGTTGTTTACAAGGCTGAGATACCACAATCAAGTACAATTGTGGCAGTAAAAAAGTTGTGGAGATCAGGATCTGATATTGAAGTAGGAAGCAGCGATGACCTTGTTGGAGAGGTGAATCTTTTAGGGAGGCTAAGGCATAGGAACATTGTTAGACTACTAGGATTTCTTTACAATGACGCCGATGTTATGATAGTTTATGAATTTATGCACAATGGAAACCTTGGAGAGGCCCTGCATGGTAAACAAGCAGGGAGATTGCTTGTAGACTGGGTTTCCCGATATAACATAGCTCTAGGAATAGCACAAGGACTTGCTTATCTTCACCATGACTGTCATCCACCTGTTATCCATAGAGACATCAAGTCTAATAATATACTCCTAGATGCAAATCTCGAGGCAAGGATAGCGGATTTCGGATTGGCCAAGATGATGTTCCAAAAGAATGAAACAGTTTCCATGATTGCTGGATCCTATGGATACATTGCCCCTG AATATGGATACTCCTTGAAAGTGGATGAAAAGATTGACATTTACAGTTATGGAGTGGTTTTGTTGGAGCTTCTCACTGGAAAGCGGCCTTTAAATTCGGAGTTTGGAGAATCTATAGACCTAGTAGGGTGGATTAGAAGGAAGATAGACAACAAATCTCCAGAAGAAGCATTAGACCCCAGTGTAGGAAACTGCAAGCATGTTCAAGAAGAGATGCTATTAGTTCTCAGAATTGCACTTCTTTGCACTGCCAAGTTCCCCAAGGATAGACCCTCCATGAGGGATGTTATGATGATGCTCGGAGAGGCAAAGCCTCGGAGAAAGAGTGGTAGGAGCAGTGAGACATTTTCAGCAAACAAGGAGATGCCAGCTATTAGCTCATCACCAGTTAATGGCCTTCTGTAG
- the LOC114369935 gene encoding photosystem II reaction center PSB28 protein, chloroplastic-like, with translation MATLHSLALSSPLSNSLQKPHLYAVPSSIVHQSTNSSFNGQTLRMPCLRLPVLRQSTPMHMPVIMMAKPKIQFIQGTDEQTIPDVRLTKSRDGTNGMAIFTFDQPSVFDSSGEIGDITGFYMIDEEGVLQSVDVSAKFVNGKPSIIEAKYVMRSPREWDRFMRFMERYSNANGLQFVKK, from the exons ATGGCAACCCTCCACTCTCTTGCATTGTCCTCTCCACTCTCCAACTCACTTCAGAAGCCGCACTTATATGCAG TCCCATCTTCAATTGTTCATCAAAGTACAAACTCTTCATTCAATGGTCAAACTTTACGCATGCCATGTTTGAGGTTACCTGTGCTAAGACAAAGTACTCCCATGCACATGCCAGTTATCATGATGGCCAAACCAAAAATACAGTTCATCCAGGGAACTGATGAACAAACAATACCCGATGTGAGGCTGACCAAATCAAGGGATGGAACAAATGGCATGGCTATCTTCACATTTGATCAACCCTCGGTATTCGATTCTTCCGGTGAAATAGGTGATATCACCGGGTTTTACATGATTGATGAGGAAGGAGTCCTTCAGTCGGTTGATGTAAGTGCTAAATTTGTCAATGGGAAGCCCTCAATAATTGAAGCCAAGTATGTAATGCGGAGTCCAAGGGAGTGGGATAGATTCATGAGATTCATGGAGCGATACTCAAATGCAAATGGTTTGCAATTTGTCAAAAAATGA